From Mugil cephalus isolate CIBA_MC_2020 chromosome 4, CIBA_Mcephalus_1.1, whole genome shotgun sequence:
GCATGGCGTCTGCTCTCCGGGCTGAAGGAGGGCCAGACCCAGGTGGATATCCCCCAAACCGGAGACGTATCGTACTGGAGTCACCCGATTGACCTGCACTACGCAACCAAGGGGCTCCAAGGCTGGCCGAAGCTTCACCTCCAAGTGTGGCACCAGGACTCGTTCGGACGCTGCCAGCTGTACGGATACGGCTACTGCCACGTCCCGTCCAGCCCCGGACAACACCGGATAAGCTGTGTGACCTGGAGGCCGCTCGGCTCTTGGCAGGAGCAGTTCGCGCAAATGTTTGTCGGCGGAGGTCCCCAGCTGCGCAGCCCGGACCTCATATACAGCGGGGCGGACAGATACAGACTACACACCGAAGCCATGGGGACCGTGGAGGTGGAGCTGGGAGTTATTATGAGACACTTTGACAAATATGGCGTCGAGAGTTGAGACGCTGACATGTGAAAAACTTTAAGAAAATTGATGTGTTGTGCtggtttgtcttgtgttttgtattcgtttttaccttttttacaGTGaggttttacacattttttttaacctgtttaTGTTTTATACATAAACTGATACCTATATGTAAATAAACGACCGTCTTAATGAAGTTAGTTCCTCGTTGGTATGTCGTGGTCTATGGTTTATATCACTCAGATCTCCTAATTAACTCGTTAAATGTTTTAGCAATTCAATACCACTCTAAGCTGACGATTTCaatcatttaacattttatttagcttCAATTTTGTCTAGTTAACAATTATTAAAACGAATTCTTATGATACAACCAAAGTACGTCCCGCTGTAGGTTTTGTGAGTAAGTTGTTTTCCAAACATTGAACTAAATCTTGACATTAATACTCAACAAGGTTGCTTAAAGAAATATAGTTTTAATGTCACAGTTTCAAAGCCCCTAAAGATCCATGAGAAAGTAATCTAACCCGTACTGTTTGCCTGACTGCTACTTCTCTAAATGTGCTCACTCCTCTCGCCGTGTAaaatggatgggttaaatgcaggTAACAGACTTGTTGTATGTGTGCATCCTTGGTTATAATGAATCAGATTCATATTAAATATTAGAATTCAGGAGGGAAACTACACCACTGTGGTTAAAATGTACCAACACTTAATAAAGTCTCATGTTTCTACATAAGATCATTACTACAGGATTTGAAGTACCTTAGTATAATTCTCATTAGgaagctctgtgtttttttcaacatttataCTGGAAGCTCAGCAGGAATATCTTTCTTACTGTATGTGTCCACATAGTGAGAACGCACTCTAAATTTACTTTAGGCACACATGCTTCAAAAACATGACAACTTCTACTTAACTACTTATTTAACACCAGGGATTTCTCAAATTtgattcaaatatatttttgcttGTCTTCTTTAAAAGGCAGGATTACAATATTTTGAATTAAATCTGCAGCTTCATTGCCTGCATACGTACTTGCATGGAATGGCAGAATAAAACTAGCTCAATAGCAAGATTAACAGCATCTGAGTGAAAGTCATTACTACACAAGCGTTGAatcaactttttaaataaaataaggcaTGGGTAAACTGTGCTTGAGACAAAACGCCCATATTATATCAAACAACAATCTTCTAGTGCTAAAATACAACTGCAAAAAattcacttttccttttttctccaaGAAACTAGTGTGACTACCAATAAGAAACGTACTTCCTATTAGTGGCTAACAACATGTACCATGCAGGAAAAACTCACCAGAgctgaagtcatttttttttcctgatataGGAGACAAACACACGGTGAGAGCGACTCGTTTCTGTACCGAAATATAGCGAAGCAGCCCCGTTATTAGCACGAGTCTGATAAAGTGAAAAAGTCCCCTAAAGTGACCGACCGGCTAGCGTTAGCTCCGTTGCTAGCTAGCTTGTAGTTGCTGACAACAACAAAGTTGAGTTTACGCGCCGCGGTTGAGCCTCGGCCCGGGGATTATTCTTAAAGGGGCCGCCGAGCCGCCGCTCAAATTTATGTCGACAAAACGTCGATAAAGTCCTGATAATGTTACGGAACTACATAAAAAAATTGTACAAGAATATAACGATGAGCcatgtttagttttgttaggTGAAGATTTTAATTCCGAGCCGTTTGAAAGTGTAATGACCTACTATTGCTACCAGGTGTCAGCATTGTATCGGGGAGGTTTTCAGTGAAATTCATGCGCCAGGTCATTAAATCCTCCTTGTTCTGCAGCCTGCATATCTAAACTTAGGTATACATGTAAACAGGGATCATTTTTCATGCAAGAATAGGCTGTGTGAATATGAGTGGGAAGTAGTGCCATCTCAAATAAAGGACTctgcataaatataaaaacacatgtacTTTACTTGAGTATTTCCTCTTTACTTGTATTTACTACATTTCCAAGGGAAATATTGATCTTACAGTTGTTGCTCGGTGCCCATGCCATGCAATGCATAGTTATACATTAACATACACATGCAGAGCAGTTTCCATATGGTCCAGCTAGTAGCtataacatttaaatgcagctcatGGGGTTGATTCATGAgagttaaaacacacactcaaagccTGTCCTCTGGTTATGTGTGATGAGATTTCAAGAACCAGCTGAAAGACTCAAAGCCTGGCTGGTTTGGTCTGCGAACTGGGACATTCACCCACTGGGACTCTCACCCACTGGTTGGTGGAGCACTAGGCTATTAAGATTTAACAAAAGGCCAAAGAGTTAACAAGATTTGCATAGATCaacatatattttagtgttcaaatgttttattttcgtCCCTTAAGGAAATAACCTCTTCTATTGACATACGTCCACCTCATTCTTAAACTAAATCCCCAGTGGGCTGTTTAACCTGTATGGCTGCTTTGTCGGCGAGTGATCTGTTCATACCACAAATGCTTTAACAATTCCCACTCATTACCTCATGTTTGTACAGCTCATGTTGTTTGcgtattattttttctttatgtattcatgtttctctttttggaAAAGTGaccaacacagaaataaataaatgcattaactGGCAGAACTTCTTTTGTCTAATCTCCTCTCGCTCCAACCGGTTGAGGCAGACGGTCGGTTCTCATCCTTTGCTCATCCTTTCAGATTACAAGGGAATTTTTTGTCCCCATTAAGTGCTTGCTTCAGGAggaattgttgtgtttctctctatCACACCTTAACATTATGATTTTGCTCACCGAATTAACAGAACTTGAGAATCACCGCCCGGTAACTGACatgttaatgaaatgaaatagtCAAATAAGTTTCTCGTTTGCTGTAAAGGGCTCGAGAGAGGCATTCAACAAATTATTGTTAAAACCTGCCAAACTTGCCTCCCTAGAAGCCCTCCTATTCTCCAGGTTAAATTTGTGTTTCCGACTGTTTCAAGAAGACTTTATTTTGCATAATTCATACAGGATTCTGATCAAATTAGGGGTTTACTGGGTCTTAGGGACCTTTCCATTTATGCTCCAATATGTCGGAATCCTGCTTTCAAACTAGATTTGCTGGACAGTGGAGTGTTAACATGCTGGGCAGAAACGGGCTTGAGGATCTGTTTGTTAATAACCATTTAGCACCATTTATACAACTACAAGCCAGATTTGATCTCTCCTCTAGCCACCTATTCCAATACTTATAAATTAGAGTCATTACATCAATTTTAATCTATGCCCAACAAACACAATTTTCATGTCCAGTTTGCAGAGttgctgtatgtttgtatttaatacatttttcgCTGTGACTTGTAAGTCTTTGTATTTAATATCGAGTCACTTTGGTCCGGTTGTGGGAAAGCGAGTCATCTTGTGGGAATGGAGGTCTTCCTCACCTCCCCATTTCA
This genomic window contains:
- the b9d2 gene encoding B9 domain-containing protein 2, producing MAELHIIGQIVGASGFPQNRLFCKWGFHTGGAWRLLSGLKEGQTQVDIPQTGDVSYWSHPIDLHYATKGLQGWPKLHLQVWHQDSFGRCQLYGYGYCHVPSSPGQHRISCVTWRPLGSWQEQFAQMFVGGGPQLRSPDLIYSGADRYRLHTEAMGTVEVELGVIMRHFDKYGVES